The window AAGATCATATTCGCAGTTTGACGCGCATCCATGAAAACTTTGCGAGATATTTGACTACATATTTTTCCGCACAATTGCGGACTTTCGTGCAAATCAACGTGGTAAGCGTAGACCAGTTGCCCTACGATGAATTCATTCGCTCCGTTCCGAAAATGACGATCTTGAACGTTTTTGAAGCGGAGCCGCTGGAAGGCAGAATGGTGCTCGAAGTCCATCCCAATGTCGCTTTTGCCATGCTGGACCGGCTGTTGGGGGGGCAGGGCGCAACGCCCGCAAAAATCAACGCGTTGACCGAGATTGAAACGGTTGTGATGGAACGCATTTTCAGCCGCACTTTTGAAAGTCTGCAAGAAGCCTGGAAGTCGGTTTTGGACTTTACGCCGCGAATGGAAGCGTTGGAGACGAATCCGCAATTTTTGCAACTCGTATCGCCCAATGAAACGATAGCGTTAATCTCTTTAAGCACGAAAATCGGCGAAACGACCGGCATGATTAACCTGTGCATCCCGCACGTCGTATTGGAACCGATTATGCCGAAGTTGTCTGTCCATCACTGGTTTGTCTCGCAAAAGAAAACAAGATCGTCCGGCGAAGTCGAAGCGATTCAGGAACGGGTAACCCATACCAAACTTCCGATTGTTGCGGAACTTGGCTCGTCGCAAATCAGCATTCGGGAGTTTATCAATCTGTCGGTAGGAGATGTCATCACGCTAAATAAACCGTTGGGAGAAGGTCTTGATATAAGGGTTGGCGACAAACTGAAATTTTACGCCAATCCCGGCAAGGTGAAAGACAGGCTGGCTATACAGATTTCCGAAGTCATTGACAAAGGGGAAGATGAGTATGAGCGGTAACAAAGATTATTTGTCCCAAGAAGAAATCGATGCTTTGTTGCGGCAAACGATTGAGGATGGCCCCGATGAAACGTTGGCGACTGACAATCTCGATACCAATCAGTATCTTACCACGATGGAACAGGATGCGCTGGGCGAAATCGGCAATATTACGTTTGGCAGCGCCGCGACGGCATTATCCACTTTGCTGGGAAAAAAGGTTGACATTACGACGCCCAAAGTGTCGGTCATCGCCCGTCAGCAGCTGGTGCAGGAATTTCCGCAGCCCCATGTCGCGGTTAGCGTCAATTATGTCGAGGGATTTCAGGGCATCAATTTGCTGGTCATCAAAACGGATGACGCGAAGGTCATCGCGGATTTGATGCTCGGGGGCGACGGCACCAATACGGAGATCGAATTAAACGAGATTCATATAAGCGCCGTACAGGAAGCGATGAATCAGATGATGGGCTCTTCCGCAACTTCGATGTCGACCATTTTCAATCGGTTTGTCAATATTTCTCCTCCCGGCATCGACGTTTTGGATTTTTCCAAGCAAACGGACAATGCGGCGTTTCCGCTGGAAGACGTATTTATTAAAATCTCGTTTCGCCTGACCATAGCCGATTTGATCGACTCCAGTCTCATGCAGCTGCTTCCGATTTCATTTGCGAAAGAGATGGTGTCAACGCTTTTGGGCGAAAGCGCCGCAGCGGAAAACGAAAACGATGATAGCCCGCAGGAAAGAACGCCCGCGGCCGCAGCGCCGCAAACGCCCGTGCAGCCGCCGGTCTACGAAGCGCCTTATCAACCGAACAGCGGCCAGCCGGCAGCGCAAATGCCGCCCATGCAACCGCCAACGCAGCAGCCGCTGCAGCCGCAGTACGGGCAGCCTTATCAACAACAGTATGGAAATTTCGGAATGACCAATCCGGCACGCAATGTGAATGTCCAACCCGCCCAATTTGCAAATTTCGCGCCAAATCAACTAAATTCGCTGGAATCGGCAAATTTGAATTTGCTACTGGATATTCCATTGAAAGTTACAGTAGAATTAGGAAGAACAGAAAAATTGATCAAAGAAATTCTCGAATTATCGCAAGGATCCATTGTTGAACTGGATAAGCTTGCCGGGGAACCTGTCGATATTTTGGTGAACAACCGGTTGATCGCCAAGGGCGAAGTGGTTGTCATCGATGAAAATTTCGGCGTGCGGGTAACCGACATCGTCAGCCAGTTGGACAGAATACAAAAATTACAATAAACGTTTCATTTAGGAGGATCGCATAATGGCAAACAAGATTTTAATTGTCGACGATGCAGCATTTATGAGAATGATGATCAAGGATATTTTAAGCAAAAATGGCTTCGAAGTCGTGGGCGAGGCGAATGACGGTTCCCAGGCGTTGGAGAAATACCGCGAATTAAAGCCCGATTTGGTCACGATGGATATTACCATGCCGGAAATGGACGGGATCACAGCGTTGAAAGAAATCAAAAAAATCGACAGCAACGCGAAAGTGATTATGTGCTCGGCCATGGGGCAACAAGCGATGGTAATCGATGCGATTCAAGCAGGCGCAAAAGATTTTATCGTGAAACCTTTTCAGGCTGACAGGGTAATTGAGGCGATTAAAAAGACGCTGGGCTAACCGCATGCATATGCGTCGACACAAGGAGTGGTAGCCTTGCCCGCTATTCGGAAAATGTTGCCCCGCGTTTCGGTTTGTTTGCCATTTGTCTATTTTGCCGATTTTGCGAGAGCCAATGCCGACGACCCAAATCCCGGCGACCTGCCGGTAACGGGCGGCGGTCCATCCGAAAATATGTTTGCGAGCGCATTTTTGGTTTTGTTTGTGCTTGTCGTCATCATGATCATGATTTTATTGCTTACGCGCTTTCTCGCCAAAAAGAACAGGCAGTTTTTCGCGCATCGCTCGATCCGTTTGGTCGCGGGAATTCCGTTCGGCCAAAACAAGTCGCTGCAAATTGTGGAAATCGGCGGAAAGATCTATATCCTTGGCGTCGGCAACGATATTCGCCTATTGGAAAAAATCGACGATCCGGCTTTAGTGGAACAACTCCTCGGCAAATTGGAAAGCGACTACAACAAAGGGGTGCTGCAAATCCCGATATTGGACGGCACAATCAAATTTCTGCGCCGGAAATTACGAGTGCATCGGCTCCATGAAAAGAATGGGCAAGATCAGACTGCGCAGCAATTTCAGCAAATTCTGTATGAAAAATTGCGGACGGCAACGCTCCGTAATCGCAGTGTGCACGAGCAGGAAATGGATGCAAATCGGGAGGACAGGTCTGATCAAACATGATGCAAAAAAAAACATGCCTTGCAGTTGCGGTTTTCGTTGTCAGCATGCTGCTTTCGTCATCAAGCGCCTATGCCGAGACGCCTGCGATCCCGGGCATACCGCTCCCGATGAATGACAATCCGGCGGATGTAGGCAATACGATTTCCATCATATTGTTGCTGACCATTCTGAGTATCGCTCCGTCCATACTTGTCTTGATGACCAGTTTTACGCGAATTGTCATCGTGCTTGGTTTTGTTAGGACCGCCCTGGGAACGCAGCAAATGCCGCCGAATCAGGTAATAGTGGGTCTTGCTTTATTTTTAACGTTTTTTATCATGGCGCCTACGATCAGCGAAATCAATCAAACCGCGTTGCAGCCTTACTTAAACCATCAGATCACATCGCAAACGGAAGCGCTGCAAAAAGCGTCGCTTCCGCTTAAAAAGTTTATGTACAGGCAAACGCGCGAGAAAGATTTGCTGTTGTTTTTACAATACGCGAAAGCGGAGAAACCGAAAACATATGAGGATATTCCGCTTACGGCGCTGATCCCGGCTTTCGCCATCAGCGAGTTGAAGACGGCGTTTCAAATGGGATTTATGATTTTTATACCTTTTCTCGTTATCGACATGATCGTGTCCAGCGTTTTAATGTCAATGGGGATGATGATGCTTCCGCCGGTCATGATTTCGCTGCCGTTCAAAATTTTGCTGTTTATTTTGGTGGATGGCTGGCACCTTGTCGTCAAATCACTGCTGCTCAGCTTCAATCAATAGGAAAAACGGTTCCGAAGGAGTGACGGTTGAAGAATGAGTGCGGAATTTATCATCCGGTTGGCCAGCGAAGCCGTGTATACCGTTTTGAAAGCTAGCGCGCCGATGCTTGCGATTGCCTTGATTGTAGGACTATTGGTCAGCATATTCCAGGCGACGACGCAAATACAGGAACAGACGCTAGCGTTTGTGCCGAAAATTGTCGCCGTTTTGCTCGCGCTGTTGCTTTTTGGCCGCTGGATTTTGAATACGCTTGTCGATTTTACTTATGATTTGTTGAACAATTTGTACCATTATATCGGATAGGCTGTGGTCGCATGCAACTGATCACCTCGTTCTTGCCGGCTTTTTTGCTTGTTTTTTGTCGAATTACATCATTTTTTGTTGTCGTTCCGGTGTTTTCCATCCGGGGCGTTCCGCTTCCTTTTCGCGTCGGCTTATCGTTTTTTGTCAGCTTGCTCGTTTTTACGGCTATCGGCACGACGGCACCGATGGAATTCGACAGCCTGTTTTTGCTGAACATGGCGCGGGAGATCACAGT is drawn from Bacilli bacterium and contains these coding sequences:
- the fliM gene encoding flagellar motor switch protein FliM, translating into MVDVLSQNEIDALLAALSSGEMDAEELKKEETQKKIRTYDFKRAVRFSKDHIRSLTRIHENFARYLTTYFSAQLRTFVQINVVSVDQLPYDEFIRSVPKMTILNVFEAEPLEGRMVLEVHPNVAFAMLDRLLGGQGATPAKINALTEIETVVMERIFSRTFESLQEAWKSVLDFTPRMEALETNPQFLQLVSPNETIALISLSTKIGETTGMINLCIPHVVLEPIMPKLSVHHWFVSQKKTRSSGEVEAIQERVTHTKLPIVAELGSSQISIREFINLSVGDVITLNKPLGEGLDIRVGDKLKFYANPGKVKDRLAIQISEVIDKGEDEYER
- the fliY gene encoding flagellar motor switch phosphatase FliY; its protein translation is MSGNKDYLSQEEIDALLRQTIEDGPDETLATDNLDTNQYLTTMEQDALGEIGNITFGSAATALSTLLGKKVDITTPKVSVIARQQLVQEFPQPHVAVSVNYVEGFQGINLLVIKTDDAKVIADLMLGGDGTNTEIELNEIHISAVQEAMNQMMGSSATSMSTIFNRFVNISPPGIDVLDFSKQTDNAAFPLEDVFIKISFRLTIADLIDSSLMQLLPISFAKEMVSTLLGESAAAENENDDSPQERTPAAAAPQTPVQPPVYEAPYQPNSGQPAAQMPPMQPPTQQPLQPQYGQPYQQQYGNFGMTNPARNVNVQPAQFANFAPNQLNSLESANLNLLLDIPLKVTVELGRTEKLIKEILELSQGSIVELDKLAGEPVDILVNNRLIAKGEVVVIDENFGVRVTDIVSQLDRIQKLQ
- a CDS encoding response regulator, translating into MANKILIVDDAAFMRMMIKDILSKNGFEVVGEANDGSQALEKYRELKPDLVTMDITMPEMDGITALKEIKKIDSNAKVIMCSAMGQQAMVIDAIQAGAKDFIVKPFQADRVIEAIKKTLG
- a CDS encoding flagellar biosynthetic protein FliO — protein: MPAIRKMLPRVSVCLPFVYFADFARANADDPNPGDLPVTGGGPSENMFASAFLVLFVLVVIMIMILLLTRFLAKKNRQFFAHRSIRLVAGIPFGQNKSLQIVEIGGKIYILGVGNDIRLLEKIDDPALVEQLLGKLESDYNKGVLQIPILDGTIKFLRRKLRVHRLHEKNGQDQTAQQFQQILYEKLRTATLRNRSVHEQEMDANREDRSDQT
- the fliP gene encoding flagellar type III secretion system pore protein FliP (The bacterial flagellar biogenesis protein FliP forms a type III secretion system (T3SS)-type pore required for flagellar assembly.); translated protein: MQKKTCLAVAVFVVSMLLSSSSAYAETPAIPGIPLPMNDNPADVGNTISIILLLTILSIAPSILVLMTSFTRIVIVLGFVRTALGTQQMPPNQVIVGLALFLTFFIMAPTISEINQTALQPYLNHQITSQTEALQKASLPLKKFMYRQTREKDLLLFLQYAKAEKPKTYEDIPLTALIPAFAISELKTAFQMGFMIFIPFLVIDMIVSSVLMSMGMMMLPPVMISLPFKILLFILVDGWHLVVKSLLLSFNQ
- the fliQ gene encoding flagellar biosynthesis protein FliQ, with product MSAEFIIRLASEAVYTVLKASAPMLAIALIVGLLVSIFQATTQIQEQTLAFVPKIVAVLLALLLFGRWILNTLVDFTYDLLNNLYHYIG